One window of the Eucalyptus grandis isolate ANBG69807.140 chromosome 6, ASM1654582v1, whole genome shotgun sequence genome contains the following:
- the LOC104449975 gene encoding serine/threonine-protein phosphatase 7 isoform X3 — translation MESRDEQVRGCQEILEVISLMSFANLSEEQVHKLVTMREIARQVVSGRFQGVSKIDVTRALRSTIDDIVVTCKETLDIISRMSHEGLDDHRVQLMSRIKEIAGAIADRKADTGSAWHYEFAERINETDDAGIGESTMDCAMQTNHEDVHILNMEGQVLMDELTGVAMKNEDYFMGGELVEQNDNVELISQSISHTSIFWPQNDEVTLDWVEDLMLALKKSSWEGVPSDLQFVMPVGVVDKLVDSANNILSQEPNCVIINCTGKDSTVLVIGDIEGQFHDLLSLMYDHVGVPSEELFFVFNGNYVGKEPWGLEVLLVLLAWKVVMPSRVYLLRGNHETKSFSSSCGFKEEVLTKYGDHGDYVYKKFLGCFKNLPLASIISNSVYTTHGGLFQSTQVLSFEAIKGLMMVGSLDELSRVNRYTIDTLDDDHIHGGSLILNDVLCSDPSPVEGLREKRVRQAGLWWGPDCTETFLSQSNLKFIIRSHEGPKKRACRKVLEALSKGYSEDHSGASGKLFTLFSAPEYTQLPEEMGKNEGAYAILKPPNFKPMFCSFRAVDRPKACHYVVRNDEDEVDFYEEEDSTSMSLEALGDSVAMDHLHCMAGMNSEVDFGAVGIHNPPSWSVLLSDEAGTSQVCLRVLIEIDCSPET, via the exons ATGGAATCGCGGGACGAGCAGGTCAGGGGATGCCAGGAGATTCTGGAGGTCATAAGCTTGATGTCTTTTGCGAATTTGAGCGAGGAGCAAGTGCACAAGCTGGTGACGATGAGAGAAATAGCGCGCCAGGTCGTCAGCGGTCGGTTTCAGGGG GTTTCGAAGATCGATGTGACTAGGGCATTGCGCTCTACTATTGACGATATT GTGGTCACATGCAAGGAAACTCTAGATATCATAAGTAGGATGTCGCATGAGGGCTTAGATGATCATAGAGTTCAGTTAATGTCGAGGATTAAGGAAATCGCTGGTGCCATTGCTGATAGAAAAGCGGACACCGGCAGTGCATGGCATTATGAATTTGCTGAAAGA ATTAACGAGACTGATGATGCCGGGATCGGAGAGAGCACTATGGACTGTGCAATGCAAACAAACCATGAGGATGTTCACATTCTGAATATGGAAGGACAGGTGTTAATGGACGAACTAACAGGGGTTGCAATGAAGAATGAGGACTATTTTATGGGTGGAGAATTGGTAGAACAAAATGATAACGTGGAACTTATATCACAGTCAATTTCTCATACCTCAATATTTTGGCCTCAAAATGATGAAGTAACTTTGGATTGGGTTGAAGATTTGATGTTGGCATTGAAGAAATCTTCATGGGAAGGTGTCCCCTCTGACCTTCAATTTGTTATGCCTGTCGGTGTGGTTGACAAATTGGTCGATTCAGCCAACAACATTTTAAGTCAAGAACCAAACTGTGTGATTATTAATTGCACTGGCAAGGATTCGACAGTGCTTGTAATTGGTGATATTGAGGGACAGTTCCATGACTTATTGTCTCTCATGTATGACCATGTCGGTGTGCCTTCAGAGGAACTATTCTTTGTTTTCAACGGTAATTATGTCGGTAAAGAGCCATGGGGTTTGGAAGTACTTCTCGTGTTGTTGGCCTGGAAG GTAGTAATGCCCAGTAGAGTCTATCTTCTCCGTGGAAATCATGAAACAAAGTCTTTCTCATCATCCTGTGGCTTTAAGGAGGAGGTGCTGACCAAATATGGTGATCATGGTGACTATGTCTATAAGAAGTTTTTGGGATGTTTCAAAAACCTTCCCTTGGCCTCGATAATAAGCAATAGTGTATATACTACCCATGGTGGGCTATTCCAAAGCACACAAGTTCTATCTTTTGAAGCGATCAAAGGACTGATGATGGTTGGTTCTTTGGATGAACTTTCTAGAGTTAATAGATACACGATAGACACTCTAGATGATGATCATATTCACGGAGGTTCGCTAATCTTAAATGACGTGCTCTGCTCAGACCCATCACCTGTTGAAGGTCTTAGGGAAAAAAGAGTACGCCAAGCAGGTCTATGGTGGGGCCCAGATTGCACAGAGACTTTTCTGAGCCAGTCTAACTTAAAG TTCATCATTAGATCACACGAAGGGCCTAAAAAAAGGGCTTGTCGAAAAGTTTTAGAAGCACTGTCCAAAGGCTACAGTGAGGATCACAGTGGAGCATCAGGGAAGCTGTTTACTCTGTTCAGTGCTCCAGAATATACGCAG CTTCCTGAAGAGATGGGAAAAAATGAAGGAGCATATGCTATCTTGAAGCCACCCAATTTTAAGCCCATGTTCTGCTCATTCAGAGCCGTAGATAGACCAAAG GCATGCCATTACGTTGTCAGAAACGATGAAGATGAGGTGGATTTttatgaagaagaagactcaACATCCATG AGTCTGGAGGCTTTGGGTGATTCCGTTGCAATGGACCACTTGCATTGTATGGCCGGGATGAATTCTGAAGTTGATTTTGGGGCAGTAGGGATTCACAATCCCCCTTCTTGGAGTGTGCTTTTGTCAGATGAAGCAG GAACCTCACAAGTCTGCTTACGAGTACTTATTGAAATTGATTGCAGCCCTGAAACATGA
- the LOC104449975 gene encoding serine/threonine-protein phosphatase 7 inactive homolog isoform X1: MESRDEQVRGCQEILEVISLMSFANLSEEQVHKLVTMREIARQVVSGRFQGVSKIDVTRALRSTIDDIVVTCKETLDIISRMSHEGLDDHRVQLMSRIKEIAGAIADRKADTGSAWHYEFAERINETDDAGIGESTMDCAMQTNHEDVHILNMEGQVLMDELTGVAMKNEDYFMGGELVEQNDNVELISQSISHTSIFWPQNDEVTLDWVEDLMLALKKSSWEGVPSDLQFVMPVGVVDKLVDSANNILSQEPNCVIINCTGKDSTVLVIGDIEGQFHDLLSLMYDHVGVPSEELFFVFNGNYVGKEPWGLEVLLVLLAWKVVMPSRVYLLRGNHETKSFSSSCGFKEEVLTKYGDHGDYVYKKFLGCFKNLPLASIISNSVYTTHGGLFQSTQVLSFEAIKGLMMVGSLDELSRVNRYTIDTLDDDHIHGGSLILNDVLCSDPSPVEGLREKRVRQAGLWWGPDCTETFLSQSNLKFIIRSHEGPKKRACRKVLEALSKGYSEDHSGASGKLFTLFSAPEYTQLPEEMGKNEGAYAILKPPNFKPMFCSFRAVDRPKACHYVVRNDEDEVDFYEEEDSTSMSLEALGDSVAMDHLHCMAGMNSEVDFGAVGIHNPPSWSVLLSDEAGNPQCVQLPEVPDVEGLPLSSNSQEPHKSAYEYLLKLIAALKHELQRRDAQSRSRMHELIKEMETRKTVAYPREEHRIEVGKNTNPDKTEVVEKSSTLPPTGSLKAEESAYQEAYELRSSYKRAVPHHASKQIITYKRVRSRGGPKD, translated from the exons ATGGAATCGCGGGACGAGCAGGTCAGGGGATGCCAGGAGATTCTGGAGGTCATAAGCTTGATGTCTTTTGCGAATTTGAGCGAGGAGCAAGTGCACAAGCTGGTGACGATGAGAGAAATAGCGCGCCAGGTCGTCAGCGGTCGGTTTCAGGGG GTTTCGAAGATCGATGTGACTAGGGCATTGCGCTCTACTATTGACGATATT GTGGTCACATGCAAGGAAACTCTAGATATCATAAGTAGGATGTCGCATGAGGGCTTAGATGATCATAGAGTTCAGTTAATGTCGAGGATTAAGGAAATCGCTGGTGCCATTGCTGATAGAAAAGCGGACACCGGCAGTGCATGGCATTATGAATTTGCTGAAAGA ATTAACGAGACTGATGATGCCGGGATCGGAGAGAGCACTATGGACTGTGCAATGCAAACAAACCATGAGGATGTTCACATTCTGAATATGGAAGGACAGGTGTTAATGGACGAACTAACAGGGGTTGCAATGAAGAATGAGGACTATTTTATGGGTGGAGAATTGGTAGAACAAAATGATAACGTGGAACTTATATCACAGTCAATTTCTCATACCTCAATATTTTGGCCTCAAAATGATGAAGTAACTTTGGATTGGGTTGAAGATTTGATGTTGGCATTGAAGAAATCTTCATGGGAAGGTGTCCCCTCTGACCTTCAATTTGTTATGCCTGTCGGTGTGGTTGACAAATTGGTCGATTCAGCCAACAACATTTTAAGTCAAGAACCAAACTGTGTGATTATTAATTGCACTGGCAAGGATTCGACAGTGCTTGTAATTGGTGATATTGAGGGACAGTTCCATGACTTATTGTCTCTCATGTATGACCATGTCGGTGTGCCTTCAGAGGAACTATTCTTTGTTTTCAACGGTAATTATGTCGGTAAAGAGCCATGGGGTTTGGAAGTACTTCTCGTGTTGTTGGCCTGGAAG GTAGTAATGCCCAGTAGAGTCTATCTTCTCCGTGGAAATCATGAAACAAAGTCTTTCTCATCATCCTGTGGCTTTAAGGAGGAGGTGCTGACCAAATATGGTGATCATGGTGACTATGTCTATAAGAAGTTTTTGGGATGTTTCAAAAACCTTCCCTTGGCCTCGATAATAAGCAATAGTGTATATACTACCCATGGTGGGCTATTCCAAAGCACACAAGTTCTATCTTTTGAAGCGATCAAAGGACTGATGATGGTTGGTTCTTTGGATGAACTTTCTAGAGTTAATAGATACACGATAGACACTCTAGATGATGATCATATTCACGGAGGTTCGCTAATCTTAAATGACGTGCTCTGCTCAGACCCATCACCTGTTGAAGGTCTTAGGGAAAAAAGAGTACGCCAAGCAGGTCTATGGTGGGGCCCAGATTGCACAGAGACTTTTCTGAGCCAGTCTAACTTAAAG TTCATCATTAGATCACACGAAGGGCCTAAAAAAAGGGCTTGTCGAAAAGTTTTAGAAGCACTGTCCAAAGGCTACAGTGAGGATCACAGTGGAGCATCAGGGAAGCTGTTTACTCTGTTCAGTGCTCCAGAATATACGCAG CTTCCTGAAGAGATGGGAAAAAATGAAGGAGCATATGCTATCTTGAAGCCACCCAATTTTAAGCCCATGTTCTGCTCATTCAGAGCCGTAGATAGACCAAAG GCATGCCATTACGTTGTCAGAAACGATGAAGATGAGGTGGATTTttatgaagaagaagactcaACATCCATG AGTCTGGAGGCTTTGGGTGATTCCGTTGCAATGGACCACTTGCATTGTATGGCCGGGATGAATTCTGAAGTTGATTTTGGGGCAGTAGGGATTCACAATCCCCCTTCTTGGAGTGTGCTTTTGTCAGATGAAGCAGGTAACCCACAGTGTGTTCAGCTTCCAGAAGTTCCTGATGTCGAAGGGTTGCCCTTATCTTCCAATTCCCAG GAACCTCACAAGTCTGCTTACGAGTACTTATTGAAATTGATTGCAGCCCTGAAACATGAGCTCCAAAGAAGG GATGCTCAGAGTAGGAGTCGTATGCATGAGTTG ATAAAAGAGATGGAAACAAGGAAGACTGTTGCTTATCCTAGAGAAGAACATAGGATTGAAGTTGGCAAAAATACTAACCCTGACAAGACTGAAGTTGTGGAGAAAAGTTCCACCCTCCCACCAACTGGCTCTCTTAAAGCAGAGGAGAGTGCATATCAGGAAGCATATGAATTGAGGTCTAGTTATAAAAGGGCTGTTCCTCATCATGCTTCTAAACAAATAATAACATATAAGAGAGTCCGAAGTCGGGGTGGTCCAAAGGACTAG
- the LOC104449975 gene encoding serine/threonine-protein phosphatase 7 isoform X2, whose amino-acid sequence MESRDEQVRGCQEILEVISLMSFANLSEEQVHKLVTMREIARQVVSGRFQGVSKIDVTRALRSTIDDIVVTCKETLDIISRMSHEGLDDHRVQLMSRIKEIAGAIADRKADTGSAWHYEFAERINETDDAGIGESTMDCAMQTNHEDVHILNMEGQVLMDELTGVAMKNEDYFMGGELVEQNDNVELISQSISHTSIFWPQNDEVTLDWVEDLMLALKKSSWEGVPSDLQFVMPVGVVDKLVDSANNILSQEPNCVIINCTGKDSTVLVIGDIEGQFHDLLSLMYDHVGVPSEELFFVFNGNYVGKEPWGLEVLLVLLAWKVVMPSRVYLLRGNHETKSFSSSCGFKEEVLTKYGDHGDYVYKKFLGCFKNLPLASIISNSVYTTHGGLFQSTQVLSFEAIKGLMMVGSLDELSRVNRYTIDTLDDDHIHGGSLILNDVLCSDPSPVEGLREKRVRQAGLWWGPDCTETFLSQSNLKFIIRSHEGPKKRACRKVLEALSKGYSEDHSGASGKLFTLFSAPEYTQLPEEMGKNEGAYAILKPPNFKPMFCSFRAVDRPKACHYVVRNDEDEVDFYEEEDSTSMSLEALGDSVAMDHLHCMAGMNSEVDFGAVGIHNPPSWSVLLSDEAGNPQCVQLPEVPDVEGLPLSSNSQP is encoded by the exons ATGGAATCGCGGGACGAGCAGGTCAGGGGATGCCAGGAGATTCTGGAGGTCATAAGCTTGATGTCTTTTGCGAATTTGAGCGAGGAGCAAGTGCACAAGCTGGTGACGATGAGAGAAATAGCGCGCCAGGTCGTCAGCGGTCGGTTTCAGGGG GTTTCGAAGATCGATGTGACTAGGGCATTGCGCTCTACTATTGACGATATT GTGGTCACATGCAAGGAAACTCTAGATATCATAAGTAGGATGTCGCATGAGGGCTTAGATGATCATAGAGTTCAGTTAATGTCGAGGATTAAGGAAATCGCTGGTGCCATTGCTGATAGAAAAGCGGACACCGGCAGTGCATGGCATTATGAATTTGCTGAAAGA ATTAACGAGACTGATGATGCCGGGATCGGAGAGAGCACTATGGACTGTGCAATGCAAACAAACCATGAGGATGTTCACATTCTGAATATGGAAGGACAGGTGTTAATGGACGAACTAACAGGGGTTGCAATGAAGAATGAGGACTATTTTATGGGTGGAGAATTGGTAGAACAAAATGATAACGTGGAACTTATATCACAGTCAATTTCTCATACCTCAATATTTTGGCCTCAAAATGATGAAGTAACTTTGGATTGGGTTGAAGATTTGATGTTGGCATTGAAGAAATCTTCATGGGAAGGTGTCCCCTCTGACCTTCAATTTGTTATGCCTGTCGGTGTGGTTGACAAATTGGTCGATTCAGCCAACAACATTTTAAGTCAAGAACCAAACTGTGTGATTATTAATTGCACTGGCAAGGATTCGACAGTGCTTGTAATTGGTGATATTGAGGGACAGTTCCATGACTTATTGTCTCTCATGTATGACCATGTCGGTGTGCCTTCAGAGGAACTATTCTTTGTTTTCAACGGTAATTATGTCGGTAAAGAGCCATGGGGTTTGGAAGTACTTCTCGTGTTGTTGGCCTGGAAG GTAGTAATGCCCAGTAGAGTCTATCTTCTCCGTGGAAATCATGAAACAAAGTCTTTCTCATCATCCTGTGGCTTTAAGGAGGAGGTGCTGACCAAATATGGTGATCATGGTGACTATGTCTATAAGAAGTTTTTGGGATGTTTCAAAAACCTTCCCTTGGCCTCGATAATAAGCAATAGTGTATATACTACCCATGGTGGGCTATTCCAAAGCACACAAGTTCTATCTTTTGAAGCGATCAAAGGACTGATGATGGTTGGTTCTTTGGATGAACTTTCTAGAGTTAATAGATACACGATAGACACTCTAGATGATGATCATATTCACGGAGGTTCGCTAATCTTAAATGACGTGCTCTGCTCAGACCCATCACCTGTTGAAGGTCTTAGGGAAAAAAGAGTACGCCAAGCAGGTCTATGGTGGGGCCCAGATTGCACAGAGACTTTTCTGAGCCAGTCTAACTTAAAG TTCATCATTAGATCACACGAAGGGCCTAAAAAAAGGGCTTGTCGAAAAGTTTTAGAAGCACTGTCCAAAGGCTACAGTGAGGATCACAGTGGAGCATCAGGGAAGCTGTTTACTCTGTTCAGTGCTCCAGAATATACGCAG CTTCCTGAAGAGATGGGAAAAAATGAAGGAGCATATGCTATCTTGAAGCCACCCAATTTTAAGCCCATGTTCTGCTCATTCAGAGCCGTAGATAGACCAAAG GCATGCCATTACGTTGTCAGAAACGATGAAGATGAGGTGGATTTttatgaagaagaagactcaACATCCATG AGTCTGGAGGCTTTGGGTGATTCCGTTGCAATGGACCACTTGCATTGTATGGCCGGGATGAATTCTGAAGTTGATTTTGGGGCAGTAGGGATTCACAATCCCCCTTCTTGGAGTGTGCTTTTGTCAGATGAAGCAGGTAACCCACAGTGTGTTCAGCTTCCAGAAGTTCCTGATGTCGAAGGGTTGCCCTTATCTTCCAATTCCCAG CCCTGA